From one Equus asinus isolate D_3611 breed Donkey chromosome 5, EquAss-T2T_v2, whole genome shotgun sequence genomic stretch:
- the MUC20 gene encoding mucin-20, with product MVAGSPARMGSLWGLLLPLFFFCWEAGAPRSSAGPSTSGPGPLVTTSHTEVPAVTPGVRTSSEGAFQTTDLAETSVPSHIPLESHQTLSTQTSHSTLIPGSTISEAETTETRTISLAAETRALTKRTPSKFMVVMTPPMETTATSDNPTRTGMTTVQIVTGSDLLEAAFDTLCTDDSSEEAKRIRTSALTLAQILTEAKALTLESSTSSDSSVPAITTSQVLAPHVTAPAKALVASTISDIEVTNGSVMETETTASIPKTSDTAYSPAGGKALSTPEVSALPDPTEAKSHLTETTTSAEASSTASTAESATHETTVETPLPATSTTERETTAAEATTPSGTWATVSVNPVEEVSALSAETTSHTEVPGAFTVSTEAGSTVGKGTSLATVYSLSEGITIKSSTRSETSTTDSRTNGPIPDCTRPLPSVHPTTADSSQEENTTLAKTTASAKTLKTASTTRGQPPKAAPTTAQTRGTTEVPASGDGGFLLLRLSVASPEDLTEPRVAERLMQQLLHELHIHMPHSQVSLLRIRRG from the exons GCCCCAGCACCAGTGGACCAGGCCCTTTGGTGACAACGAGCCACACAGAAGTGCCTGCTGTGACTCCAGGAGTCAGAACAAGCTCAGAGGGAGCCTTCCAGACCACTGACCTTGCTGAGACCTCTGTGCCAAGCCACATCCCTCTGGAAAGTCATCAAACCCTGAGCACCCAGACCTCTCACAGTACCTTAATCCCAGGCAGCACCATTTCAGAAGCAGAGACCACGGAAACCAGGACCATTAGTCTTGCAGCAGAGACCAGGGCCCTCACAAAAAGAACACCTTCCAAATTCATGGTCGTGATGACCCCTCCTATGGAGACAACAGCCACAAGCGACAACCCCACGAGAACTGGAATGACCACAGTGCAGATTGTTACAGGCAGTGATCTCTTGGAAGCAGCCTTTGACACCCTTTGTACTGATGACAGCTCTGAAGAGGCAAAGAGGATCAGAACTAGTGCCTTGACATTGGCTCAGATCCTCACAGAAGCCAAGGCCCTTACGTTGGAGAGCAGCACCTCCTCTGACAGCTCAGTTCCAGCCATCACCACCTCACAAGTCCTGGCACCTCATGTCACTGCTCCGGCGAAAGCCTTGGTTGCCTCCACCATCTCTGACATTGAGGTTACCAATGGCAGCGTTATGGAAACGGAAACAACTGCCAGCATCCCTAAGACCTCAGACACAGCTTACAGCCCCGCAGGAGGAAAGGCCCTGTCCACTCCTGAGGTGTCAGCTTTGCCCGACCCCACGGAAGCGAAATCACACCTCACCGAGACCACAACCTCGGCGGAGGCCTCGTCTACCGCCAGCACCGCAGAATCGGCCACACATGAGACCACAGTTGAGACCCCACTCCCTGCTACTAGCaccacagaaagagaaacaacAGCAGCTGAGGCCACCACCCCTAGTGGAACTTGGGCGACTGTCAGCGTGAACCCTGTGGAAGAAGTCTCAGCCCTCTCTGCTGAGACGACAAGCCACACTGAGGTCCCAGGAGCATTTACAGTCTCCACAGAGGCTGGGTCGACAGTGGGCAAAGGGACTTCCCTTGCTACGGTCTACAGCCTCTCCGAAGGAATTACCATCAAGAGCTCCACCCGCTCAGAGACTTCCACCACAGACAGCAGGACCAACGGGCCCATCCCCGACTGCACGAGGCCTCTTCCTTCTGTCCATCCGACTACAGCCGACAGCAGCCAAGAAGAAAACACCACCTTAGCCAAGACCACAGCCTCAGCGAAGACCTTGAAGACAGCCAGCACAACCAGAGGGCAGCCCCCAAAAGCCGCGCCCACTACTGCTCAGACAAGGGGGACCACAGAAGTTCCTGCAA GTGGGGATGGAGGCTTCCTCCTCCTGCGGCTAAGCGTGGCCTCCCCAGAAGACCTCACTGAGCCCAGAGTGGCAGAGAGGCTGATGCAGCAG CTCCTCCATGAACTGCACATCCACATGCCACACAGCCAAGTCTCCCTGCTGCGCATCAGGAGGGGCTGA